The Oncorhynchus tshawytscha isolate Ot180627B linkage group LG18, Otsh_v2.0, whole genome shotgun sequence genome has a window encoding:
- the hadhb gene encoding trifunctional enzyme subunit beta, mitochondrial, producing the protein MASMLMNSLRCCPPVNPAWAVQYATRSLSTSVQLHAQVQTKSKKTLAKPGVKNIVLVEGVRTPFLLSGTTYADLMPHDLARAALQGLLHKTSLPKDAVDYIIYGTVIQEVKTSNVAREASLGAGFSDKIPSHTVTMACISSNVAMTTGVGLITAGQCDTIVAGGVEFMSDVPIRHSRKMRKTMLALNRAKTLGQRLSLIGSIRMAHLTPELPAVAEFSTAETMGHSADRLAAAFGVTRLEQDEFALRSHTLAKQAQDAGLLSDVISFKVPGRDTVAKDNGIRPSSMEQLAKLKPAFIKPHGTVTAANSSFLTDGASAVLIMSEEKALAMGYKPKAYLRDFVFVSQDPKDQLLLGPAYGTPKVLARAGLTMDDIDVFEFHEAFAGQIMANLKALDSDWFAQTYMGRKVKVGAPAMEKFNLWGGSLSLGHPFGATGCRLVTTVAHRLLKEGGQYGLVAACAAGGQGHAMVIEAYPQ; encoded by the exons ATGGCGTCCATGTTGATGAACTCTCTACGGTGCTGTCCTCCAGTCAACCCTGCCTGGGCTGTACAgtatg CGACCCGCTCCCTCAGTACATCCGTCCAGCTCCATGCCCAGG TCCAGACTAAGAGTAAGAAGACATTGGCCAAACCTGGAGTGAAGAACATAGTTCTGGTGGAAGGAGTCAGAACACCGTTCCTTCTCTCAGGAACCAC ATATGCTGATCTGATGCCCCATGACCTTGCCAGAGCAGCTCTACA GGGTCTGCTGCATAAAACCAGTCTCcctaaagatgcagtagattacATCATCTATGGAACCGTCATCCAGGAGGTGAAGACCAGCAACGTGGctagagag GCTTCGTTGGGAGCAGGCTTCTCTGATAAGATCCCATCTCACACCGTCACCATGGCCTGCATCTCCTCCAACGTCGCTATGACAACAG gtgtggGGCTGATCACAGCAGGCCAGTGTGATACTATAGTAGCTGGAGGGGTGGAATTTATGTCGGACGTTCCTATTCGTCACAGCAGGAAGATGAGGAAGACCATGTTGGCTCTGAACAGAGCGAAGACCCTTGGACAACGCCTCAGCCTTATAGGCTCTATCAGGATGGCTCATCTCACACCTGAG CTGCCTGCTGTAGCAGAGTTCTCCACGGCAGAGACGATGGGTCACAGTGCAGACCGTCTTGCTGCGGCGTTCGGAGTGACTCGGCTGGAGCAGGATGAGTTCGCTCTACGATCACACACACTAGCCAAACAGGCTCAGGATGCAGGACTCCTCAGTGACGTCATCAGCTTCAAGGTGCCAG gtcgtGACACGGTCGCCAAGGACAACGGGATCCGTCCATCTTCCATGGAACAGCTGGCCAAACTGAAACCTGCCTTTATCAAACCTCATggcactgttactgctgctaacTCTTCCtttctg ACCGACGGTGCATCAGCTGTCCTCATCATGTCAGAAGAGAAAGCCCTGGCCATGGGATACAAGCCCAAAGCCTACCTCAG aGACTTTGTGTTCGTGTCTCAGGACCCCAAAGACCAGCTGCTACTTGG GCCAGCATATGGAACCCCGAAAGTTCTGGCACGTGCAGGGTTGACTATGGATGACATCGATGTCTTCGAGTTCCATGAGGCCTTTGCT GGCCAGATCATGGCTAACCTGAAAGCGTTGGATTCAGACTGGTTTGCACAGACCTACATGGGACGGAAGGTTAAG GTGGGGGCCCCTGCCATGGAGAAGTTTAACCTGTGGGGGGGCAGTCTGTCTCTTGGTCATCCGTTTGGAGCCACCGGCTGCCGTCTAGTAACCACGGTAGCACACCGCTTGCTGAAGGAGGGGGGCCAGTATGGACTGGTGGCTGCATGCGCTGCGGGAGGAcag ggtcaTGCGATGGTGATCGAAGCATACCCCCAGTAG